Proteins from one Solidesulfovibrio sp. genomic window:
- a CDS encoding class I SAM-dependent methyltransferase, translating to MKAYHQYIYDGQGRRIIGDFESAYRECDDVWPSQHNVDRMKYQWPTWALRQKGPGARLLDIGAGYGDYLARLAGQGLSAWGIEISPSAVAKGRRRFGGQLPLLVGDVRCGLSFPDRSFDVVVVFGVLWFLLDDIDACLAEVVRVLRPGGSAFFSLVMCEDPIGKEILGSYHDMIELLRRRFTVREAVLGHDSAALAQGRPLAECFTEMTARCVPPGDETPEARDG from the coding sequence ATGAAGGCGTATCACCAATACATCTACGACGGCCAGGGCCGGCGCATCATCGGCGACTTCGAATCGGCCTACCGCGAATGCGACGACGTCTGGCCCAGCCAGCACAACGTCGACCGCATGAAGTACCAATGGCCCACCTGGGCCTTGCGCCAGAAGGGCCCCGGGGCGCGGCTGCTGGACATCGGCGCCGGCTACGGGGACTATCTGGCGCGGCTGGCCGGCCAGGGCCTCTCGGCCTGGGGCATCGAGATCAGCCCCTCGGCCGTGGCCAAGGGACGGCGCCGTTTCGGCGGACAACTGCCCCTGCTCGTGGGGGATGTGCGCTGCGGCCTGTCCTTTCCGGACCGCTCCTTCGACGTGGTCGTCGTCTTCGGCGTGCTGTGGTTTCTGCTGGACGACATCGACGCCTGCCTGGCCGAGGTCGTCCGCGTGCTGCGGCCCGGGGGCAGCGCCTTTTTCTCCCTGGTCATGTGCGAGGACCCCATCGGCAAGGAGATCCTCGGCAGCTACCACGACATGATCGAATTGTTGCGCCGCCGGTTCACGGTGCGCGAGGCCGTGCTCGGCCACGACAGCGCGGCCCTGGCCCAGGGCCGGCCCCTGGCCGAATGTTTCACCGAAATGACCGCCAGGTGCGTGCCGCCCGGCGACGAGACCCCGGAGGCCCGCGATGGGTAA
- a CDS encoding DegT/DnrJ/EryC1/StrS family aminotransferase, with translation METIPIAVPRVGREEADAVHAQIVSGWISMGRKVAELEERICAYTGAVHAVAMCNGTATLHAALRAVGVGPGDEVVVPTLSYVSSANAVLYCGARPVFCEVSPQTFNVTPQTMRAALTDRTKAVMPVDLKGLPVDYDACNAFAAEHGLAVVLDSAESFGAKYKGRVVGNQCALHSFSFFANKSLTMGEGGVITTDDPELAKACRVFRNQGQSERYVHVAIGHNYRLTDMAAAFGLVQLSRVEGILAEKVELARRYDAAFAGQPLVRTPVVPDYADRPSWYMYCLLLDPGVDQAVFLATLRAHGVDYRLSFPPIHLQPVYRELFGFGDGDYPVSEDIYRRFVDIPCWAGMTDGQVARVVEATLAGVAAGAAGAR, from the coding sequence ATGGAAACGATACCTATCGCCGTGCCGCGCGTCGGCCGCGAGGAGGCCGACGCGGTCCATGCCCAGATCGTGTCGGGCTGGATCTCCATGGGCCGCAAGGTCGCGGAGCTCGAGGAACGCATCTGCGCCTACACCGGCGCGGTCCACGCCGTGGCCATGTGCAACGGCACGGCCACCCTGCACGCCGCCCTGCGGGCCGTGGGCGTCGGCCCGGGCGACGAGGTCGTGGTCCCCACGTTAAGCTACGTAAGCAGCGCCAACGCGGTGCTCTACTGCGGGGCCAGGCCGGTTTTCTGCGAGGTTTCCCCGCAGACCTTCAACGTCACGCCGCAGACCATGCGGGCGGCGCTCACCGACAGGACCAAGGCCGTCATGCCCGTGGACCTCAAGGGGCTGCCCGTGGACTACGACGCCTGCAACGCCTTCGCCGCCGAGCACGGCCTGGCCGTGGTGCTCGACAGCGCCGAAAGCTTCGGGGCCAAATACAAGGGCCGGGTGGTGGGCAACCAATGCGCCCTCCATTCCTTCAGCTTTTTTGCCAACAAGAGCCTGACCATGGGCGAGGGCGGCGTCATCACCACCGACGACCCCGAACTGGCGAAAGCCTGCCGCGTCTTCCGCAACCAGGGGCAAAGCGAACGCTACGTCCATGTCGCCATCGGCCACAACTACCGGCTCACGGACATGGCCGCGGCCTTCGGCCTGGTGCAGCTCTCGCGCGTGGAGGGCATCCTGGCCGAAAAGGTGGAACTGGCCCGGCGCTACGACGCGGCCTTCGCCGGCCAGCCGCTCGTCCGCACGCCGGTGGTGCCGGACTACGCCGACCGGCCGAGCTGGTACATGTACTGCCTGCTGCTCGACCCGGGCGTGGACCAGGCCGTGTTCCTGGCCACCCTGCGCGCGCACGGGGTGGACTACCGGCTGTCCTTCCCGCCCATCCACCTCCAGCCCGTCTACCGGGAGCTGTTCGGCTTCGGCGACGGGGACTACCCCGTGTCGGAAGACATCTACCGCCGTTTCGTGGACATCCCCTGCTGGGCCGGCATGACCGACGGCCAGGTGGCGCGCGTCGTCGAGGCGACCCTGGCCGGGGTGGCCGCCGGCGCGGCCGGAGCGCGCTAG
- a CDS encoding NAD-dependent epimerase/dehydratase family protein, with product MGKVLVTGGGGFIGAALVRELARRGLAVRSFDNGFRKRDAGEADGGGDVEYVAGDIRDVAAVRRAMRGVEAVFHLAYVNGTAFFYSQPRLVLDVAIRGQLAALDCAEEAGVETFVYFSSSEAYQTPTVIPTPEDVPLVVPDVHNPRYSYGGGKILAEMLLLHYARPAGMRRLVIRPHNVYGPAMGFEHVIPQLVERVYRASDGLRLPEASIVLQGTGRETRAFCHVDDAVAGTLLAFEKGADGTVYHLGNPVETTILELLRRIGERCGVRVRPETGEAPAGATPRRCPDVGRLAKLGYVPRVDLVTGLAGTVDWYAAYFRDRAGLPGGRDDKGAH from the coding sequence ATGGGTAAGGTGCTTGTAACGGGCGGCGGCGGCTTCATCGGGGCCGCCCTGGTCCGGGAATTGGCGCGGCGGGGCCTGGCCGTGCGTTCCTTTGACAACGGCTTCCGCAAGCGCGACGCCGGCGAGGCGGACGGCGGCGGCGACGTGGAATACGTCGCCGGCGACATCCGCGACGTGGCCGCCGTGCGCCGGGCCATGCGCGGCGTGGAGGCCGTCTTCCATCTGGCCTACGTCAACGGCACGGCCTTTTTCTACAGCCAGCCCCGCCTGGTGCTGGACGTGGCCATCCGGGGTCAGTTGGCCGCCCTGGACTGCGCCGAGGAGGCCGGCGTCGAAACCTTCGTCTATTTTTCCAGCTCGGAAGCCTACCAGACGCCCACGGTCATCCCCACGCCCGAGGACGTGCCCCTGGTGGTGCCCGACGTGCACAACCCGCGCTATTCCTACGGCGGCGGCAAGATCCTGGCCGAAATGCTGCTGTTGCACTATGCCCGGCCGGCCGGCATGCGCCGCCTCGTGATCCGGCCGCACAACGTCTACGGTCCGGCCATGGGCTTCGAGCACGTCATTCCCCAGCTGGTGGAGCGCGTCTACCGGGCCTCGGACGGCCTGCGCCTGCCCGAGGCGTCCATCGTGCTCCAGGGGACCGGCCGGGAGACGCGGGCCTTTTGCCACGTGGACGACGCCGTGGCCGGGACCTTGCTGGCCTTCGAGAAGGGCGCGGACGGCACGGTCTACCATCTGGGCAACCCGGTGGAGACGACCATCTTGGAACTGCTGCGGCGCATCGGCGAGCGCTGCGGCGTGCGGGTGCGCCCCGAAACGGGCGAGGCCCCGGCCGGGGCGACGCCGCGCCGCTGCCCGGACGTGGGCCGCCTGGCCAAGCTGGGCTATGTCCCCCGGGTGGACTTGGTGACCGGCCTGGCCGGGACCGTGGACTGGTATGCCGCCTATTTCCGCGACCGGGCCGGGCTGCCGGGCGGGCGCGACGACAAGGGAGCGCATTGA